A section of the Apodemus sylvaticus chromosome 10, mApoSyl1.1, whole genome shotgun sequence genome encodes:
- the LOC127694541 gene encoding olfactory receptor 1468-like: MLGNNQTAISQFLLLGLPIPKEHQLLFYVLILAMYLTSVLGNLIIVILIILDSHLHTPMYLFLSNLSLTDLGFSSVTTPQLLLNMQSQVPSIPYAECLTQVYFFLFFAALENFLLVTMAYDRYVAICFPLHYTSIMSPKLCVSLALLSWVLTTFYAMLHTLLLTRLSFCENNVIPHFFCDLSAILKLACSDIHINELMILIIGGLVVILPFLIIIVSYACIVSSILKVPSTRRIHKLFSTCGSHLCVVSLFYGTIIVLYLCPSSNNSTLRDTIMSLMYTVVTPMLNPFIYSLRNRDMKGALKRLFQKNTLL, translated from the coding sequence ATGCTTGGAAACAACCAGACTGCCATCTCTCAATTCCTCCTCCTGGGCCTGCCCATTCCAAAAGAGCACCAACTCCTGTTCTATGTCCTGATCTTGGCCATGTACCTCACCTCTGTCCTGGGGAACCTCATCATCGTCATCCTCATTATTCTGGACTCccatctccacacacccatgtacttgtTTCTCAGCAACTTGTCCCTCACTGATCTCGGCTTTTCGTCTGTCACAACACCCCAGTTGCTGCTGAACATGCAGAGCCAAGTACCATCCATCCCCTATGCAGAATGTCTGACACAAGTgtacttttttctattttttgcagCCCTTGAGAACTTCCTACTTGTAACCATggcttatgaccgctatgtggccatctgcttcCCCCTTCATTACACCAGCATCATGAGCCCCAAACTCTGTGTGAGTCTGGCATTGTTGTCCTGGGTGCTGACAACATTTTATGCCATGTTGCACACTTTGCTCTTAACTAGGTTGTCTTTCTGTGAAAACAATGTGATCCCCCATTTTTTCTGTGATCTGTCTGCTATCCTGAAGCTGGCCTGTTCTGATATTCACATTAATGAGTTGATGATATTGATCATAGGAGGGCTTGTTGTCATACTTCCATTTCTAATCATCATAGTGTCTTATGCATGCATTGTCTCCTCCATCCTCAAGGTCCCTTCAACTCGACGCATCCACAAGCTCTTCTCCACTTGTGGTTCTCATCTGTGTGTAGTGTCACTGTTCTATGGGACAATTATTGTCCTCTACCTTTGTCCATCTTCTAATAACTCTACTCTGAGAGACACCATCATGTCTCTGATGTACACAGTGGTGACTCCAATGTTGAACCctttcatctacagcctgaggaacagagACATGAAGGGAGCCCTAAAAAGATTATTTCAAAAGAATACTCTTCTCTGA